TGGCAGCACCACACAGCCTCTATTGACCGCAGCCAAGAATTTACCCAGATTCTGGAAGCGCAGGTAAACGGCCACTGCGTAGGCTATGGCATTGTCTATCCTATGACGGGTTCCATTGCGCACCTGGCTGTGGCGCCTGCCTGGCGTGGCAAAGGCATTGGGCAAGCATTGCTGCAGGAACTGGTGCAACGGGCCACCGTGCCCACGGTGAGTGTGATAAATGTAGATGATAGTGGCAATACGGTACTGACGTTCCTGGAGAATAGAAAGCTTGGGGAGATTCCGGGGCAGTATGAAATGGTGTGGGAAGTGTAAATTGCGTTTTGGGGCTCGTTTTGGGAAATGAGGCCGAAAACGGAAAGTCTGGTGACAAGTTAAAAGAGAACTTTGTTTTATTGTGGCTAAAGCGAAAGTTTAGTGGCACAACTCTGTCTATTTGTAGAAATCGGCAATTAACCAGATGTTTTATTCTATATATTGACGGATAAACTGAATAATTCCTTTTATACTCACGTTAAGAGTAACTTATAACATATATACAATGAAAGCATATTGTCTTAAATGCAAGAATGATACGAACCATACAATTTTAAAAGAAGAAAAAAATGATTATCATGATGAAGATGGTGACATTTGGGCAGAACATCGTTGGCAAATAATTCAATGTAATGGATGCGAAAATATTTCCTTCCAAGAAATTTCAATTAATAGTGAAGATAGAGATCCTGAGGATGGCTCTTTTTTTGAAAATAAAAAGAATTATCCATTACCAAATAAAGGGAATCTTTTAATTAAGAATTATTATAATGTGCCTTATAAGGTTAGGAACATTTATAGAGAGGTAATAGACGCATATAATAATGGAATGTATGTCTTATGCGCCGCTGGATTAAGAGCAATTATTGAAGGGATTTGTAATCAAGAAGGAATAACATCTGGACTTGTAGAATCCATTTTAGATGAAAAAGTTACATTAAAACGAAAAAAAGATTTACAAGGTAAAATTAGTGGATTGTTTGAAAAAGGTTTTTTAACAAAAAAGCATTCTAATTTATTGCATGAACATAGATTTTTAGGCAATGAGGCTATACACTCACTTGACAATCCTTCAAAGGACGAATTAGTTCTAGCTATAGAAATAGTAGAACATACGTTAGATAATATTTATGAATTAGATGAAAAAGTAGAAGACTTGCGCTTTAAAAGAGCTATCCGCCTAAAAAAGAAAAAATAAAACTATCCCTAACAATGCATAAAAATCATGCTAAGGCCGACGGCCTTGCACGTTTTTTATACTAGCCGTTAAACGATACTGTTAATTAGTATTTAATACAACAACGCCTGGCAAAACTGAATCTGCCAGGCGTTGTTGTGTTAAAATACTCCAGAAACCTTAGTCTCTGTTGCGTTTGCCCATTTGCCAGGCCACTACCGCGGCCACGGCAAAGCCGACAATGGCGGCTTTTTTGGCCAGGCCGGCGCGGTCATGCTCCAGGTCTGCTTTCATGCCTTTCTCCGCGAAGATGTTGGGCACTTTGCCGCTCTTGAAATCTTCCAGAAAGCCTTCTACCACATTTACGCGGTCGGCCAGCAACAAAGGCAGCCAGTGGCGGTATTGGTTTTCACTGTGCTTAAACGCGAACCGGCGTAGCATGCCGCTCACCCCGCTGGGCGGGGTAGAGGTGCCGTACACGGCGGTCAGGTTGGGCCGTTCGGTGGAGTGCAACACTTCTACGGTGTTGTTCTGTTGAGTGGGTCTGCTCCAGTTCAGGCCGCCGTGGTCATTGGCCGAACGCTTGCGCATGGGGTACGTAGGATCGTTCTTCGGGTCGGCGTCAATGCCCCAGCCCTTTATATGTGTGAATTTATCTGCTAAATTTTCCATGGTTGTGTGCTTGTTTACATTCTGGCTGATGGTGGAATAAGTACAGGTTTAATGCAGTTGTCCAGTTTCTGGGAGAAGATGCGGTAGCCTTCAGACACTTCCTCCAGCGGAATGCGGTGCGTAATTAAACCTTTGGGGTTCAAGACACCGTTCTGCACGTGCTCAATCAAGCGCGGCAACAGGCGTTTTACCGATGCCTGGTTGGCTCTAATGGTCAACCCTTTGTTGAGCACGTTGCCAATGGGCACCAGGTTGTCAGTAGGACCGTACACGCCCACAATAGAGATGATACCGCCTTTTTTCACCGAGTTGATGGCCCAGTGCAACGCGGTGGCAGAACCTGCTTGTAAGAAGAGCTTACGGCCCGTGATGGTTTGCATGGCGTTACCGGCAGCTTCGGCGCCCACGGCGTCAATGCAGACATCGGCGCCTAGCCAGTCGGTTTGCTCTTTCATCCACTGCACCACATCGCCACCCATGTCTCTGAAGTTGTAGGCCTCGCACTGCGCGTAGTTCTTGGCGAATTCCAGACGGTAGTCAATTTCGTCAATGATCATCACGCGGCCCGCGCCAAACAGCCAGGCGCAACGCGCGGCCATAATGCCCACAGGACCTGCGCCAAACACGGCCACAGTATCGCCCGGCTGAATACCGGCCATCTCAGCGGCCTGGTAGCCGGTGGGTACCACGTCGGTCAAAAGAACGGCATCATCGGGGTCCATGCCTTCCGGGATCACGGTGGGGCCTACGTTGGCGTAGGGAACGCGCGCGTATTCGGCCTGGCCGCCGTTATAACCACCTGCGGTGTGCGAGTACCCGAAGATACCGCCCACGGCCGTGGCCTGCGGGTTGGACTCATGGCAGTTGCCAAACATCTCCTGCTTGCAGAACACGCATTCGCCGCAGGCAATGTTGAAGGGCACCAGCACGTGGTCGCCTACTTTGATCTTGGTTACCTCAGACCCTACTTCCTCCACAATACCCGTGAACTCATGCCCGAAGGTCATGCCCACGCGCGTGTCTGGCACAGAGCCGTTGTAGAGGTGCAAGTCTGACCCACAGATGCATGAGCGCGTCACGCGCACAATGGCATCTTGCGGGTGCTCAATCTTGGGCATGGGTTTCTCGTCTATTCTGACCCGCAGCGGGCCCCGGTAATTCATTGCTAACATACAGTTTGTTGTTTGGGGTTAATGAGACATTTCGTCTAAATGAAACATGGGTCTTGGGTACTGTCACCGCGCTCTGTTTCCTGAACCGGTTCTCTAGAGTACTATTCTAAATGATTTAAGTTGCAGAACCGCACCAAGTTGATGACAGGAAAAAGCCAGTATCCGTATTTGCCGCAGCCACGGTTAGGCAAGTCAAAATCGTCTGTTTTCGGGCTCATTTCCAGAAATGAGCCCGAAAACAGAAAAGAAAGGAGCAGAGCCAGTAGGTAGAATCTCTTAAAAACCAATATCTTAAGGCAACCATTGAAGCCATGCACACCACCAACTACTACAACACCTTTATTGCGGTGGCCGAGGACTGCCCCGTGACGGTTGCCCAGGTGCCGCCCCAGAGAGGAACCGAGAAAACTATTGCCAACCTGCAGTTTGAGTTGCTGGAGGCAAACCCGTACCGCTACACCTCAGACCAGGTGTTGTTTGACATTCATGCACGCCGGCAGAACATCAGCACGTTGCAGCAAGAGGCGGAGCGCGAGAAGTTTTTCTCCAAAGGACAG
This region of Rufibacter sp. LB8 genomic DNA includes:
- a CDS encoding DUF4145 domain-containing protein: MKAYCLKCKNDTNHTILKEEKNDYHDEDGDIWAEHRWQIIQCNGCENISFQEISINSEDRDPEDGSFFENKKNYPLPNKGNLLIKNYYNVPYKVRNIYREVIDAYNNGMYVLCAAGLRAIIEGICNQEGITSGLVESILDEKVTLKRKKDLQGKISGLFEKGFLTKKHSNLLHEHRFLGNEAIHSLDNPSKDELVLAIEIVEHTLDNIYELDEKVEDLRFKRAIRLKKKK
- a CDS encoding zinc-dependent alcohol dehydrogenase — its product is MLAMNYRGPLRVRIDEKPMPKIEHPQDAIVRVTRSCICGSDLHLYNGSVPDTRVGMTFGHEFTGIVEEVGSEVTKIKVGDHVLVPFNIACGECVFCKQEMFGNCHESNPQATAVGGIFGYSHTAGGYNGGQAEYARVPYANVGPTVIPEGMDPDDAVLLTDVVPTGYQAAEMAGIQPGDTVAVFGAGPVGIMAARCAWLFGAGRVMIIDEIDYRLEFAKNYAQCEAYNFRDMGGDVVQWMKEQTDWLGADVCIDAVGAEAAGNAMQTITGRKLFLQAGSATALHWAINSVKKGGIISIVGVYGPTDNLVPIGNVLNKGLTIRANQASVKRLLPRLIEHVQNGVLNPKGLITHRIPLEEVSEGYRIFSQKLDNCIKPVLIPPSARM
- a CDS encoding DUF6157 family protein, whose product is MHTTNYYNTFIAVAEDCPVTVAQVPPQRGTEKTIANLQFELLEANPYRYTSDQVLFDIHARRQNISTLQQEAEREKFFSKGQACFRASALPKRYGWGVHANEEGKIALVPLGSEEYEKLAGDERLKVVRAMRSKRG